The stretch of DNA TGACTGGGGCAACGTTACTTTGACTTTAAATAATACTGTTGATGTAATCGTTAGCTTCCGCGAATATGCTAATAACTCGTTAGGTATATGGAATGCTTCAGAAATTTACTCGATTAAAACAATTGCTTCCAACATACTTCCTACTTCTACTCCTAATCCTACGTCTACTCCAACTCCAACATTTTCTACATCAACGCCCCCTTCTCCAACGCCTTCTCCAAATCAAGAACTAATCAGTATGCTCTCAAAACAGGTTATTCTGTTAGTTGCAGTTATGATTGCCGTTTTTCTCGTCTTTTTTGTTTCCTTTAAGAGAGGTATAATAAAGATTGAAATTGTGGATAACGCAGGCTTGTAAACTCGACTGCAAAAGTGCTTTAGCCTGATTGAAAACGATATTCGTGGTAGCCGTGAATGGGAAAATGGTTTGACTTTTTACCGTAAATAATAAACCTCTCCTTTTTAATTCTTGTAGTTCACAAAGGCCAATATGATGAGCAAAACTAAAGACGTTGCTAAAGTTTCAGCAAAGGGTAGCTTTCATATGTTTTGGGGGCTAGTTGTTTCAACCCTGATTTCGTCAATTGGAACTATATTTATTGCTAGGCTTCTAGGCTCAGATTTGTATGGTTTATACACTATTGTGTTGACGGTTCCACCCATTTTTCAAGTTTTGAGGGATTGGGGTGTGAATTCTGCTATGGTTCGTTTTGTGGCTCAGTATCGTGCGGAGGGTAGGGTTGATGAGGTTCGTAGTGTCTTTTTGACTGGTGTTTTGTTTGAGGTTACTGCTGGGTTGGTGTTGTCTTTGTTTTCGTTTGTTTCAGCGGATTTTCTAGCAACTGTTATTTTCCATCGTCCATTAATTGCTCCACTTATCCAAATTGTTTCTTTTGCCATATTCGCAAGTGGTTTAATTTCAGCAGCTACTGCAGCTTTCACAGGGTATGACAGGCTAGAACTTAACAGTGTAATGCTCATATTTCAGAATATTTTCAAAACCGCAATTGTAATAATATTGGTGTTTTTAGGTTTTGGTACTTCTGGAGCTACAGTAGGTTATACAATTGGTACGTTTATAGCGGCTTTAATTGGGTTATCTTTAATTGGTATTATCTATAGAAAGCTTCCTAAACCCTTCTCTCGTAAGCTTGAAATCAAAGCATACTTCACCGCTATGTTAACTTATTGTTTGCCTCTGTCTTTAGCAACTATTATACTATCGCTCCTTCCCAGATTTTACGCATTTTTGTTACCAATTTATTACATAACAGATAATGTGCAGATTGGTAACTATGGTGTAGCCATGAATTTTGTAATTTTGATTTCTTTTGTTATTACTCCTATTGCCACTATGATGTTTCCCGCTTTTTCTAAATTGGACGCAAAGAGGGACCATGAGTCATTGAGAAATATTTTTCAGTTCTCGGTGAAATATGGTTCATTGTTAGTGGTCCCCGTAACTGTTATAGTAATGAGTTTATCTGAACCCGCTGTAGCAACACTTTTTGGACCCACATATACTACTGCTGGTATCTTTCTTGCTTTGTTTGCAATTCAATATTTATATGTAATTTTTGGAAACCTGAGTTTGTCCGCTTTACTAAATGGTCAAGGTCAAACAAGTTTTACTTTAAAGATGGCTTTATTGACCGGGTTGATTGGTTTTCCATTGGGGTATTTTTCTATAATGTCTTTCGGGGTTTTTGGTCTTATTTTTACTACCATAATTTCCAGCGCGCCTAGTCTTATTATGGGGCTTGTTTTCATTAAACGAACTTATAGTATAACGTTGGATTGGGGTTCATCTTTACGTATCTTTCTTTCGTCTGCGGTTGCTGGGGCCATAACTTATTTTGTAGTTTCTTGGTTGCCTTTTGCTGCTTGGATTAGATTATTGTTGGGTGTAATTTTGTTTTTCGTGGTTTTGGTACCTGCATTGTTGTTGTCACGCTCTGTAACTAAAGTTGATATTGTAAACTTGAAGGTGATGACAAGTGGATTGGGTGCGTTGAGTGTGCCAGTTTGTAGAGTTCTTAGTTTGCTTGAGCGGATAATGACTTTGCTAAAATTATAAACGGTAAATTTTCATATCAGAATAAACATGCCATTTTATAGTTGATTGTTGTTTTGATTGGTTGAACTGGTTGGCAAGTACCAAAACAACATCACAAAAAATGAGTTAAGGTTTTTTTAAAACTTAATATTGCTCCGTTTAGTGTTGTTAGGTTTGATTAATATGAAGAAAGCTTTCCTAACAGGTGTTACTGGTCAGGATGGTTCTTATCTTTCAGAGTTTTTGCTTTCCAAAGGTTATGAAGTGCATGGAATAATTCGTAGGGCAAGCACATTTAATACAAGTAGGATTGATCACGTTTATGTGGACCCTCATGACCCCAATGCACGCTTCTTTCTTCATCATGGGGACCTTTCTGATTCAGAGCAAATAGCAAATATACTTTATAATGTAAAGCCTGATGAAGTTTATCATTTGGCGGCGCAAAGTCACGTTAAGGTTAGTTTTAGTATGCCTGAATATACTGGTAACGTTACCGCCCTTGGTACGACTAGAATTTTAGAGACCATTCGACGTAGTGGTAATCATGGGAAATTTTATCAGGCTTCAAGCAGTGAAATGTTTGGTCGTGTGCCTTCGCCTCAAAATGAGGAAAGTAATTTTAGTCCTACTAGTCCTTATGCAACAGCAAAAGTCTACGCATTTTGGATGACAAAGAATTACCGTTTGGGCTATAATATGTTTGCCTGCAATGGCATTCTTTTTAACCACGAATCTCCCCGTAGAGGCGAAATATTTGTTACAAGAAAGATCACAATGGCTATTGCTAATATTCTTGCAAAAAAGCAACAGTTTCTTTACCTCGGCAATCTTGAGCCTAAACGGGATTGGGGTTATGCGCCTGAATATGTTGAAGTAATGTGGAAAATTCTTCAGATGGACAAACCAGATGATTTTGTAGTTGGTACAGGTGAGCAACATTCTGTACAAGAGTTCGTTGAAGAAGCATTTTCGTATGCAGGCATGAACTGGGATAAATACGTTAAAGTTGATCAGAAATACTATAGACCTACTGAAACAGAGGATCTAGCTGCTGATTCAAGAAAAATCCGTAAGGTCCTCGGATGGAAACCTAAAATTCAGTTTAAAGACCTGATTAAAGTAATGGTTGATGCGGACATGCGTAAAGTTGGGTTAACGCCGATTGGTGAAGGCGATGAAATTTTAAACAAAAAATTTCCAGATAGATGGTGGAAGGTAGATTGAGTAGTTTCTGGGAAGATAAAACTGTGCTTTTAACTGGTGGGGCTGGTTTTTTAGGTTCCCATATAGTTGATAATTTGGTTAACAAGCGTGGTGTTGCAAGAAGTCAGATAGTTATTCCTAGAAGTAGCACTACTGATTTGCGGTCGTGGGACAATTGCTTGAATGTGGTTAAAAATGTTGATGTTATTATTCATTTAGCTGCAAGAGTGGGCGGAATAGGTTTTAACCAGAAATATCCTGGGACACTATTTTATGATAACATCATGATGGGTGCTAATTTAATGGAAGCTTCCCGAGTTGCTAACGTGAAAAAATTTGTTCAAGTTGGTACCGTATGTGCTTACCCAAAATTTACACCCATCCCTTTCAAAGAAGATGACCTCTGGAATGGTTATCCTGAAGAAACAAATGCTCCCTACGGTATCGCTAAAAAGGCCCTATTGGTTATGGCGCAAGCCTACAGGCAACAGTACGGTATGAACATAATCTATTTGCTTCCTGTGAACCTTTATGGACCTAAAGATAATTTTAAGCCTGAATCTTCCCATGTTATTCCTGCACTTATCCGAAAATTTGTTGACGCTGTGGAAAGCAACCAAAAACAAGTTGTCGTGTGGGGAACAGGCAAAGCTTCCCGTGAGTTTCTGTATGCAAAGGATGCTGCTGAAGGAATAGTTGCGGCAGCTGAAAAATATGATAAACCAGCCCCTGTAAACCTTGGTGCAGGAAAGGAAATAACCATAAAAGAACTGGTGAATCTTATCGGTAAACTAACAGGGTTCAACGGTGAAATAGTCTGGGACACTTCAAGACCTGATGGGCAACCACGACGATGCTTGGATATTACAAGAGCGCGTGCAGAGTTTGGTTTTGAAGCAAAAACTGACCTTATTGAAGGTTTACAGGAAACCATTGGGTGGTACAGAAAACAAAGTTAGCTTCTAATGCTCTCTTTGCAGTCCTTAATGACTTCCAGCAGGTACTGGTGCAACGGTACAGTGTTTTCTTTTAAGAACACATATTCCGAATGTTCATCATTGAGAATTATTTTTGTTCCTTTACACTTGCATAAATATGCTATCGTGATGTCGTGACGTTGAGGAAACACCCTTGAGTAAACATTAATCAGCTTGCACTGAGTTACTTCAAGTCCTGTTTCTTCCTTGATTTCCCTGCGCAAAGCATCTTCTATTAGTTCTCCTTTTTTTATTCTGCCACCTGGAAGCCACCATTCGCCTTTGGCCGGTTCGTTGTTTCTTTTCAAAAAAAGAAACGCGCCTTCTATTTCTATGGCGGCTTCAACAGAAACGATTGGTAACAGTTGCGTTATCTGATTGTATAATTCTGAAGGGATAAAATTACTTTCATCAGACGTAACCATGTTTTTCTCTCTTTTTTCTTCCTAATCTACATATAAAAATTTTATCATCACTCTATTTTTGACGGCGCTGTTTTGTTTAATTATCAACGAGCTTACAATCAAGCTGTTAGGTTTTCGCATTTCTGTGCCGCTTTACATCGTTTTTTTACCCCAAACAATAAACCCTTCTTTGAAACAAAAAGATACATTTACATTGGAATAATGTGACATGAGCAAAGTTGAGGATATCGCTAAGGTTTCAGCGAAGGGCAGTTTCCATGTGCTTTGGGGTTTGATTGTTTCAACCCTGATTTCGTCAATTGGAGCCATATTTATTGCTAGGCTTCTAGGCTCAGACCTGTATGGGTTATACACTATAGTGATAACGGCTCCATTATTGATTCAAGTTTTGAGGGATTGGGGTGTGAATTCTGCTATGGTTCGTTTTGTGGCTCAGTATCGTGCGGAGGGTAGGGTTGATGAGGTTCGTAGTGTCTTTTTGACCGGTGTCTTATTTGAAGTGGTAATGGGGCTGGTGCTTTCAATATTTTCGTTTGTTTCAGCGGATTTTCTAGCAACGGTGGTCTTTAATCGTCCCGTTATTGCTCCATTCATTCAGCTTGTTTCTTTTTCTATACTTGCAAATAGTTTAGTGGTGGCGTCTACTGTGGCTTTCACGGGATACGACCGCTTAGAGCTTAACAGTGTTATGTTGATTTTCCAAAGTGTTTTTAGAACTGCAATTATGATTGCTTTAGTGGCTTTGGGTTTTGGGGTTGCTGGCGCTTCAATAGGCTATACGGTTAGCGCGTTTGTTGCAGGTTTAGTTGGTGTGGCATTAATTGGTGTTATTTACAGGCGGCTTCCTAAACCTTTTTCGCAGAAATTAGAAATCAAGGCGTACTTTACGGCAATATTTTCATATTGCTTGCCCTTATCTTTGGCTACAATTATAACTGTGTTGCTTCCACAATTTTACGCTTTTCTATTGCCTATTCATTATGCTGCAGACAACGTACAAATCGGCAACTATGGCGTCGCTATAAATTTTGTGGTTCTTATAGCGTTTTTTATTACACCTATTAGTACTATGATGTTTCCGGCTTTTTCTAAATTAGATCCAAGAAGGGATCAGGAATCTCTTAGGAACATTTTCAGTTTTTCAGTTAAATATGGCTCTTTACTTGTGGTGCCCGTAACAGCCTTAGTTATGTGTCTTTCTGAACCTGCTGTGGCAACATTATTTGGCAATACTTACAATACTGCTGGGCTTTTTCTTGCATTGTTTGCAATTCAATATTTGTATATCGCTTTTGGGCACCTTATTTTGCCTTCTCTTTTAAATGGTCAAGGTCAAACAAGTTTTACTTTACGAATGGCCCTGCTAACTGGGTTGATTGGTTTTCCTTTAGGTTACGGTTTGATAATGCTTTTTGGGGTTTTAGGTTTGATTTTAGCTATGTTGGTGTCGAATTTGCCTAGCCTTTTTATGGGCCTGAATTTTGTTAAGAAAACTTATGGTGCAACTGTAGATTGGAGAGCTTCTGTGTGTATTCTTCTTTCATCTGGTGTTGCTGCTGTCGTGACGTACTTTATGGTTTCTTGGTTGCCTTTTGCTGCTTGGATTGAGTTGCTGTTGGGTGTATTGGTATTTGTCGTGGTTTTGGTTCCTGCACTACTGTTTTCGCGGTCTGTTACAAAAGAGGATATTGCTAACTTGAAGTTAATTGTTGAAGGACTCGGCGTTCTTGGTAGATTGATTAGTAGACTGCTTGCTTTTCTTGAACGGGTAATGACTTTTATGAACTTATAATAGCTAATTATTGCAATAATAGCCAATTGAGCAAGGGTTATTAGGTTTGAGGTTGTTTCTGTTGGTTGGTTGTTAGCGCTTGAAAATTTTAGTAATCCTTGGAACAAGACCAGAAGTAGTCAAGTTCTCTCCAATCATACGTGAGTGTCAGCGTTTAGGTTTGGATTATTTTATTTTGCATACGGGACAGCATTACAGTTACAACATGGATAGAGTGTTTTTTGAGCAACTAAATCTTCCTGAAGCAAGCTTCAATTTGGATGTCGGATCAGGTTTCCACGGACAACAAACGGGAAAAATGCTAATTGGTATAGAAAAAATTCTGCAACAAACAAACCCTGATGTTGTTCTTGTTCAAGGTGACACAAACACGGTTTTAGCTGGTGCTGTTGCTGCGGGAAAGCTTGACATTAAGGTTGGGCATGTGGAAGCTGGCTTGCGAAGTTATGACCGTGGTATGCCTGAAGAGGTTAATCGTGTTTTAGCTGATCATTGTTCTGATTACCTGTTTGCACCAACCGAAAAATCAAAGCAAATTCTGCTACATGAGGGTATTCCTGAAGAGAAGGTGTTTGTGGTTGGGAACACAGTTGTGGATGCTGTTTACCAAAATTTAGAGATTGCCAAAGCAAAGAGCAAAATTCTAAATGATTTAGCTGTGGAGGAGGGGCAGTTTATGCTTGCGACTTCTCATCGTCAAGAAAACGTGGATAATAAGGAGCATTTCGCGGGTCTTATTCGTGGGTTGCAGCTTGTTCAGCAAGAGTTCAATGTTCCAATAATTTACCCCATCCATCCGCGGGCTAAAAAGCAGCTTGAACTCTTTGGCATAGACACCACGGGTTTAACGTTGGTTGAGCCTTTGGATTATTTGGCTTTTTTGCAGCTTGAGTGCAAAGCCAAACTTGTTTTGACTGATTCTGGCGGGGTTCAGGAAGAAACTTGCATTTTGGGAGTTCCTTGTGTTACGCTTCGAGAGAATACTGAGCGTCCTGAAACTATTGATGTTGGGTCAAACATTTTGGCAGGAACGGATTCGGTTCGGATTCTTAAGGCTGCAAAAGAAGGTTTAACTAAAAGTCGGATTTGGGTCAACCCCTTTGGAGACGGAACCACTGGACAGAAAATCGTTAATGTGTTACGTGACAATTTTTCTTAACTCTGGCAAGTGAGAGCTTGTTTGCTCAAAGTTTATTAATAGTTTAATATGTAAATTCTGATGGCTCATAAAATGAGAGACAATTTACGGTTTAACTCGGATATCGGTATTGTTCTTCCTACCTATTGTGAAGCAGAAAACATTTACAAATTAATCAAAGACATCCTTGCCCTCAAATTAAATGCCTTAATCTTGGTTGTTGACGATTCCAGTCCTGATGGAACCGCACAGATTGTGCGTGAACTCCAAAAAGAATCTGATAACATTCTTCTTATCGAACGAGCTAAAAAAAATGGGTTAGGCTCAGCAATAACAGATGCCTTCAAATTTTTCTTGGCTCTGGAAAAAATGCCTAAAAAAATAATTGTTATGGATGCAGATTTTTCGCATAACCCACAACAATTGCCTTCGCTTCTGGATGGTATGGTTGAGGGTTGTGGAATAGTTATCGGTAGCCGGTACTGCAGTGGCGGCAGGATTGAGGGTTGGTCTTTTTCTCGTAAATTAATTAGCCGCATTGCAAATCGTTTGGCTAGGTCTTCTCTTAAAATAAAACTCAATGACTGCACCAGCGGCTATCGCTGTTATTCAGTGGATTTTCTTAAAGTAGCAGTTGACAGCCTGCACAGTCAAACCTACGAAATCCAAATTGAAACTGTGCGGCAAGCAAAACTCAACAATTTCAAAGTAATTGAAGTTCCTATATCTTTTGTAAATAGAAAAAGAGGCAAATCTAAACTTGCAGGCATCGAAATCCGAAGTTTTTTCCTATACATACTAAAAGCCGGCTTACACAAGTAAACCCTAAACATGCACTAATCAGACATCACATAACCAGTCAGCAACCAAAACCCAAACCACCACCAAAAAACCCGTATCTAAAAATATAGTCATCTAAAGAAAAAAAATAAACAAACATTTTAACCGTAAAAACATTAACTCTAGCGCAAGGCTACTATTAGCGTAATATGTCAAATTGATGATAGAGCGATGTTTGATTGAGGGTTAACAATTGAAGGCATTAATACTAATTGGTGGATTTGGAACTAGACTGCGACCATTATCTTGCACTAAACCTAAGGCTCTTTTTCCAATAATAAACAAGCCCCTGCTACAGTGGACTTTTGAGAAACTAGCTGATAACGGCGTTGACGAGGTAATCCTAGCTGTCAACAAACTAACAGAGTTTCATATTAAACAACAGCATATTCCAAAATGCGGTTTAAAAATCAAATACAGCCATGACCCACCAAACATGCCTCTTGGAACAGCCGGACCCGTAAGAAAAGCTGAAAGGCTACTTGGGCATGATGAGCCTTTTTTTATTTTAAACGGCGATTTAATCACTGAAATAAATTATCGCGAATTGCTAAACAGCCACAAAGAGGGCAAAGCTGTTGCCACAATTGCGCTTCATTGTGTGGATGACCCCAGTCGATATGGTGTTGCGGAGCTTGAAGATGGTGGTCGCATTAAGACTTTTGTTGAAAAACCCTGCAAAGGCACTGAACCATCTAAACTGATTAATGCAGGTGTTTACGTTGTGGACCCCAAAATTCTTGATTACATCCCAGCCGGAAGGGCGGTTTCTATGGAACGCGAGATTTTTCCAAGCTTAGCTCAAGAACGCAAGCTTTACGGGCATAAACTGGATGGTTTATGGATTGACATTGGCAAGCCCGAGGAATACCTGCAGACTAACATGATGTTTTTGGAGCATTTTGCTACTCATGTAAATTGTTCTCATTTCTCATGCAGGGATCCTGTTGCTTTCGCTAAAGGCGTCACGGTTGGGGAAAACTCGACTGTTGGGCCAAATGTGATTTTAGGAAAAAACGTTACCATTGGCAGAAACGTTCAGATTCAGGGTTCAGTTGTTTTCGAGAACACACAAATAGGTGACGGCGCCGTCGTTTTAGGTGCACGTATTGGTGAATCCGCTTTGATTGGCAAGGAAGCATCTATTGCCGAGGGTTGCCTGATTGGTGACCACGCAAAAGTAAAAGATAACCTCTC from Candidatus Bathyarchaeota archaeon encodes:
- a CDS encoding flippase; the encoded protein is MSKTKDVAKVSAKGSFHMFWGLVVSTLISSIGTIFIARLLGSDLYGLYTIVLTVPPIFQVLRDWGVNSAMVRFVAQYRAEGRVDEVRSVFLTGVLFEVTAGLVLSLFSFVSADFLATVIFHRPLIAPLIQIVSFAIFASGLISAATAAFTGYDRLELNSVMLIFQNIFKTAIVIILVFLGFGTSGATVGYTIGTFIAALIGLSLIGIIYRKLPKPFSRKLEIKAYFTAMLTYCLPLSLATIILSLLPRFYAFLLPIYYITDNVQIGNYGVAMNFVILISFVITPIATMMFPAFSKLDAKRDHESLRNIFQFSVKYGSLLVVPVTVIVMSLSEPAVATLFGPTYTTAGIFLALFAIQYLYVIFGNLSLSALLNGQGQTSFTLKMALLTGLIGFPLGYFSIMSFGVFGLIFTTIISSAPSLIMGLVFIKRTYSITLDWGSSLRIFLSSAVAGAITYFVVSWLPFAAWIRLLLGVILFFVVLVPALLLSRSVTKVDIVNLKVMTSGLGALSVPVCRVLSLLERIMTLLKL
- the gmd gene encoding GDP-mannose 4,6-dehydratase; translated protein: MKKAFLTGVTGQDGSYLSEFLLSKGYEVHGIIRRASTFNTSRIDHVYVDPHDPNARFFLHHGDLSDSEQIANILYNVKPDEVYHLAAQSHVKVSFSMPEYTGNVTALGTTRILETIRRSGNHGKFYQASSSEMFGRVPSPQNEESNFSPTSPYATAKVYAFWMTKNYRLGYNMFACNGILFNHESPRRGEIFVTRKITMAIANILAKKQQFLYLGNLEPKRDWGYAPEYVEVMWKILQMDKPDDFVVGTGEQHSVQEFVEEAFSYAGMNWDKYVKVDQKYYRPTETEDLAADSRKIRKVLGWKPKIQFKDLIKVMVDADMRKVGLTPIGEGDEILNKKFPDRWWKVD
- a CDS encoding GDP-L-fucose synthase, with translation MSSFWEDKTVLLTGGAGFLGSHIVDNLVNKRGVARSQIVIPRSSTTDLRSWDNCLNVVKNVDVIIHLAARVGGIGFNQKYPGTLFYDNIMMGANLMEASRVANVKKFVQVGTVCAYPKFTPIPFKEDDLWNGYPEETNAPYGIAKKALLVMAQAYRQQYGMNIIYLLPVNLYGPKDNFKPESSHVIPALIRKFVDAVESNQKQVVVWGTGKASREFLYAKDAAEGIVAAAEKYDKPAPVNLGAGKEITIKELVNLIGKLTGFNGEIVWDTSRPDGQPRRCLDITRARAEFGFEAKTDLIEGLQETIGWYRKQS
- a CDS encoding NUDIX hydrolase — its product is MVTSDESNFIPSELYNQITQLLPIVSVEAAIEIEGAFLFLKRNNEPAKGEWWLPGGRIKKGELIEDALRREIKEETGLEVTQCKLINVYSRVFPQRHDITIAYLCKCKGTKIILNDEHSEYVFLKENTVPLHQYLLEVIKDCKESIRS
- a CDS encoding oligosaccharide flippase family protein, yielding MSKVEDIAKVSAKGSFHVLWGLIVSTLISSIGAIFIARLLGSDLYGLYTIVITAPLLIQVLRDWGVNSAMVRFVAQYRAEGRVDEVRSVFLTGVLFEVVMGLVLSIFSFVSADFLATVVFNRPVIAPFIQLVSFSILANSLVVASTVAFTGYDRLELNSVMLIFQSVFRTAIMIALVALGFGVAGASIGYTVSAFVAGLVGVALIGVIYRRLPKPFSQKLEIKAYFTAIFSYCLPLSLATIITVLLPQFYAFLLPIHYAADNVQIGNYGVAINFVVLIAFFITPISTMMFPAFSKLDPRRDQESLRNIFSFSVKYGSLLVVPVTALVMCLSEPAVATLFGNTYNTAGLFLALFAIQYLYIAFGHLILPSLLNGQGQTSFTLRMALLTGLIGFPLGYGLIMLFGVLGLILAMLVSNLPSLFMGLNFVKKTYGATVDWRASVCILLSSGVAAVVTYFMVSWLPFAAWIELLLGVLVFVVVLVPALLFSRSVTKEDIANLKLIVEGLGVLGRLISRLLAFLERVMTFMNL
- the wecB gene encoding UDP-N-acetylglucosamine 2-epimerase (non-hydrolyzing) yields the protein MKILVILGTRPEVVKFSPIIRECQRLGLDYFILHTGQHYSYNMDRVFFEQLNLPEASFNLDVGSGFHGQQTGKMLIGIEKILQQTNPDVVLVQGDTNTVLAGAVAAGKLDIKVGHVEAGLRSYDRGMPEEVNRVLADHCSDYLFAPTEKSKQILLHEGIPEEKVFVVGNTVVDAVYQNLEIAKAKSKILNDLAVEEGQFMLATSHRQENVDNKEHFAGLIRGLQLVQQEFNVPIIYPIHPRAKKQLELFGIDTTGLTLVEPLDYLAFLQLECKAKLVLTDSGGVQEETCILGVPCVTLRENTERPETIDVGSNILAGTDSVRILKAAKEGLTKSRIWVNPFGDGTTGQKIVNVLRDNFS
- a CDS encoding polyprenol monophosphomannose synthase encodes the protein MRDNLRFNSDIGIVLPTYCEAENIYKLIKDILALKLNALILVVDDSSPDGTAQIVRELQKESDNILLIERAKKNGLGSAITDAFKFFLALEKMPKKIIVMDADFSHNPQQLPSLLDGMVEGCGIVIGSRYCSGGRIEGWSFSRKLISRIANRLARSSLKIKLNDCTSGYRCYSVDFLKVAVDSLHSQTYEIQIETVRQAKLNNFKVIEVPISFVNRKRGKSKLAGIEIRSFFLYILKAGLHK
- a CDS encoding NDP-sugar synthase; this translates as MKALILIGGFGTRLRPLSCTKPKALFPIINKPLLQWTFEKLADNGVDEVILAVNKLTEFHIKQQHIPKCGLKIKYSHDPPNMPLGTAGPVRKAERLLGHDEPFFILNGDLITEINYRELLNSHKEGKAVATIALHCVDDPSRYGVAELEDGGRIKTFVEKPCKGTEPSKLINAGVYVVDPKILDYIPAGRAVSMEREIFPSLAQERKLYGHKLDGLWIDIGKPEEYLQTNMMFLEHFATHVNCSHFSCRDPVAFAKGVTVGENSTVGPNVILGKNVTIGRNVQIQGSVVFENTQIGDGAVVLGARIGESALIGKEASIAEGCLIGDHAKVKDNLSLGKGTKVCPASNVSQQC